The following are from one region of the Erwinia billingiae Eb661 genome:
- the fis gene encoding DNA-binding transcriptional regulator Fis, translating into MFEQRVNSDVLTVSTVNSQDQVTQKPLRDSVKQALKNYFAQLNGQDVNDLYELVLAEVEQPLLDMVMQYTRGNQTRAALMMGINRGTLRKKLKKYGMN; encoded by the coding sequence ATGTTCGAACAACGCGTAAATTCTGACGTACTGACCGTATCTACCGTAAACTCACAGGATCAGGTGACTCAAAAGCCACTGCGTGATTCGGTCAAACAGGCACTGAAGAACTATTTTGCTCAACTGAATGGTCAGGATGTGAATGACCTGTATGAGCTGGTTTTGGCTGAAGTAGAACAGCCATTGTTGGACATGGTGATGCAATACACCCGTGGCAACCAGACCCGTGCGGCCCTGATGATGGGCATCAACCGTGGTACGCTGCGTAAGAAACTGAAAAAATACGGCATGAACTAA
- the lpxP gene encoding kdo(2)-lipid IV(A) palmitoleoyltransferase, which yields MKSSPRFTRRLLHPRYWITWIGLGILFLLVQLPFPLLEKLGTWMGRTSMRFLKRRIRITRRNLELCFPEMPADQLEQHIVKNFESLGMGLLETGMAWFWSDRRVKRWFTVEGLDNLKAAQVGGRGALIIGVHFMSLELGGRTMGLCQPMMAMYRPHNNKLMEWVQTKGRMRSNKAMINRRDLRGMVNALKQGEAVWFAPDQDYGPKGSVFAPLFAVPQAATTSGTWMIARMAKPAMLTVVLIRNDDGSGYKLVIQPELKDYPVADEQQAAAYMNQVIEHEIMRAPYQYLWLHRRFKTRPEGASSLY from the coding sequence ATGAAGTCTTCCCCCCGTTTCACCCGCCGCTTACTGCACCCACGTTACTGGATAACCTGGATCGGACTGGGAATTCTGTTTTTGCTGGTTCAGCTCCCTTTTCCTCTGCTGGAAAAACTGGGCACCTGGATGGGCCGGACCTCGATGCGGTTCCTCAAGCGCCGGATTCGCATTACCCGCCGCAATCTGGAGCTGTGTTTCCCTGAGATGCCTGCCGATCAGCTTGAACAGCACATCGTAAAGAATTTTGAATCACTGGGTATGGGATTACTGGAAACCGGCATGGCCTGGTTCTGGTCGGATCGCCGGGTGAAGCGCTGGTTTACCGTTGAGGGCCTGGATAACCTGAAGGCCGCGCAGGTAGGTGGACGAGGTGCGCTGATCATTGGCGTTCACTTTATGTCTCTTGAGCTGGGAGGCCGTACGATGGGCCTGTGTCAGCCAATGATGGCCATGTATCGCCCGCACAACAATAAACTGATGGAATGGGTTCAGACTAAAGGTCGTATGCGCTCTAACAAAGCGATGATCAACCGTCGCGACCTGCGTGGCATGGTGAATGCCTTGAAACAGGGCGAAGCCGTATGGTTTGCTCCCGATCAGGATTATGGCCCTAAAGGCAGCGTATTCGCGCCGCTGTTCGCCGTTCCTCAGGCCGCGACGACCAGCGGTACCTGGATGATTGCCCGCATGGCTAAACCAGCCATGCTCACCGTTGTCCTGATCCGCAATGATGATGGTAGCGGCTATAAGCTGGTGATCCAGCCTGAGCTAAAAGATTACCCTGTCGCGGATGAGCAGCAGGCTGCGGCGTATATGAACCAGGTGATTGAACACGAGATCATGCGTGCGCCCTATCAGTATCTGTGGCTCCATCGCCGCTTCAAAACCCGTCCCGAGGGTGCCAGCTCCCTTTATTAA